A window of the Camelus dromedarius isolate mCamDro1 chromosome 5, mCamDro1.pat, whole genome shotgun sequence genome harbors these coding sequences:
- the CEP170B gene encoding centrosomal protein of 170 kDa protein B isoform X1: MSVTSWFLVSSSGTRHRLPRELIFVGREDCELMLQSRSVDKQHAVINYDQDRDEHWVKDLGSLNGTFVNDVRIPDQKYVTLKLNDVIRFGYDSNMYVLERVQHRVPEEALRHEKYTSQLQVSVKSPAPKRGEALPGHTPHCESSAPRPERGDRRPGAEAAAYRTPLYGQPSWWGEDEGTLPEYPRQDEPCMERPKELAQKDGDLTGTVAGFRAPAEPQGYSFRREPSYFEIPTKETPPPRPLEVPVHEAPPRGVEAGGGGAAPVVQSHACFTIEFDDGSPGKVKIRDHVTKFSLRQRRPPGKEAAPSEVVSAETKVADWLVQNDPSLLHRAGLGDDRHSTKSDLPVHTRTLKGHKHEDGTQSDSEDPVAGAAGAPGEASGEQVRLQRQIKRDPQELLHNQQAFVIEFFDEDTPRKKRSQSFTHTPPWDPRPDRRRGPGPADRDRPAAPAPAPTLARGAGSGSGPQRAGSLKREKAEERLGSPAPAPRASARPFGSVGRRSRLAQDFMAQCLQDSSPAQRPGPEKATPALPAPLTPRGASPVAPSTPPPPSTDPQVTKARKQEEDDSLSDAGTYTIETEAQDQEVEEARKMIDQVFGVLEAPELSRASSATFRPVIRGDRDEPGDGVAQRMALLQEFASCPVGVPPQVELQGLPVPGSPGGQKWVSRWASLADSYSDPGLSEDGPGRRTGELEGALPVRQRRLLPQLPSDRADSPAGPEAARKSGPGPPELGSEQAGLLLGQEDLEPDSLSDASGSDGGRGPEPSRGPQEGQAWTRGRRSPRGPGEPAPTTFFIGDQNGEAALPKKPPVAPREAEGPGRVAQPSPPARDGMYVSTSGRMVIQLRTERSPEPESSCPAPPKEALAFVRQDSFTKEPTSGSAAPGQLPHIPSHPLLQDLAAARASCVDLHSQDTHLILKETETALAALEARLLSKSVEGPEGEMGSAPRPPEDSLSGDSDVDTSSTVSLLSGKNGPSPTGPQPTGLRKEKAPSPPAVQDPGTVALSSARERLSEKQRHPLGLPDVGRGEPTRRPVVRRSHGPQGSRDWPEEEQGSSLAHLPSADMVTSDHETPTATGAGRPGPRRKPMAPPPPPAAAREEQPRGSASVQKGQQALTRSNSLSTPRPTRASRLRRARLGDASDTEAADSERGPPVNPEPVGRPPLEQAKRLSRLDILAMPRKRAGSFTGPGDSEATPTRAGFSGRSVELYCAGRKPTVAEARATARKATNTAAVSRQPFSRARPGSARYSSSNTRRRQQGSDCTSTSEEEYGSHHGSPKHTRSHASTATQTPRASGSGRARPRAPGHRDTDEEEEDPCGFLVQTSDIAEIARLSQTLVKDVAILAREIHDVAGDGDSLGSPGSARSLSINNVPSTPASTISAREELVQRIPEASLNFQKVPPGSLSSRDLDQNMNDRCEDPLANRMRPRNREEVIFDNLMLNPVSQLSHAIRENTEHLAEKMKILFQNTGRAWEDLEARINAENEVPILKTSNKEISSILKELRRVQKQLEVINAIVDPSGNLDLLTGNRGPAGTAQLGKGRPAAQSPSSPASALPLRSFSQQRANCGSPSLPDPSFLPDFLPDAERFLI, translated from the exons AGGCAGCAGCCTACCGCACCCCCCTGTACGGGCAGCCCTCCTGGTGGGGTGAGGATGAGGGCACCCTGCCCGAGTACCCGCGCCAGGACGAGCCCTGCATGG AGCGGCCTAAGGAGCTGGCACAGAAGGATGGGGATCTCACAGGGACAGTGGCCGGCTTCCGGGCCCCCGCGGAACCTCAGGGCTACTCGTTCCGGCGGGAGCCCAGCTACTTCGAGATCCCCACCAAGGAGACCCCACCACCACGGCCCCTGGAGGTGCCGGTGCACGAGGCACCCCCCAGGGGCGTGGAagcgggcgggggaggggcggccccCGTGGTGCAGAGCCATGCGTGCTTCACCATCGAGTTTGACGACGGCAGCCCCGGTAAGGTGAAGATCAGGGACCACGTCACCAAGTTCTCCCTGCGCCAGCGGCGGCCCCCCGGCAAGGAGGCCGCGCCCTCCGAGGTGGTCTCCGCAGAGACCAAGGTGGCTGACTGGCTGGTGCAGAATGACCCCAGCCTGCTGCACCGGGCTGGCCTCGGCGACGACCGGCACAGCACCAAGAGTGACCTGCCCGTGCACACCCGCACCCTGAAGG gcCACAAGCATGAGGATGGTACCCAGAGCGACTCGGAGGACCCCGTGGCCGGGGCGGCTGGGGCCCCCGGGGAGGCCAGCGGGGAGCAGGTGCGGCTGCAGAGGCAGATCAAGCGGGACCCCCAGGAGCTGCTGCACAACCAGCAGGCCTTCGTCATCGAGTTCTTCGACGAGGACACGCCCCGCAAGAAGCGCTCCCAGTCCTTCACGCACACACCGCCCTGGGACCCCAGGCCTGACCGGCGCCGCGGCCCGGGGCCGGCTGACAGGGACCGCCCGgcggcccccgccccggcccccacccTGGCCCGGGGGGCGGGCAGCGGCTCAGGGCCACAGAGGGCCGGCTCCCTCAAGCGGGAGAAGGCAGAGGAGCGGCTgggcagccccgcccccgccccccgggcCTCCGCCCGTCCCTTCGGCAGCGTGGGGCGCCGCTCCCGCCTGGCCCAGGACTTCATGGCTCAGTGCCTGCAGGACAGCTCCCCTGCCCAGCGGCCGGGCCCTGAGAAGGCGACCCCCGCACTGCCCGCCCCCCTGACGCCCCGCGGGGCCAGCCCCGTGGCCCCCTCGACCCCGCCACCACCCTCTACCGACCCCCAAGTGACGAAGGCGCGCAAACAGGAGGAGGACGACAGCCTCAGCGACGCGGGGACCTACACCATCGAGACGGAGGCGCAGgaccaggaggtggaggaggcccGCAAGATGATTGACCAG GTCTTTGGGGTGCTCGAGGCCCCTGAGCTCTCCAGGGCGTCCTCGGCCACCTTCCGCCCAGTCATCAGAGGAGACAGAGACGAGCCTGGTGACGGGGTGGCCCAGCGGATGGCCCTGCTGCAGGAGTTTGCCTCCTGCCCAGTGGGCGTGCCCCCACAGGTGGAGCTTCAG GGCCTCCCGGTGCCAGGCTCCCCTGGGGGTCAGAAGTGGGTGTCTCGCTGGGCCAGCCTGGCTGACAGCTACTCGGACCCAGGCCTGTCAG AGGATGGCCCTGGGCGCAGAACTGGGGAGCTGGAGGGGGCCCTGCCTGTGCGCCAGCGGCGACTACTCCCGCAGCTGCCCAGCGACAGAGCGGACAGCCCCGCAGGCCCCGAGGCTGCCAGGAAGAGTGGGCCTGGGCCGCCGGAGCTAGGCAGCGAGCAGGCTGGCCTCCTCTTGGGGCAGGAGGACCTAGAGCCCGACAGCCTCAGTGATGCCAGTGGGTCGGATGGCGGGCGAGGCCCTGAGCCAAGTAGGGGCCCACAGGAGGGGCAGGCGTGGACGAGGGGCCGGCGCTCACCAAGAGGCCCTGGGGAGCCAGCCCCCACCACTTTCTTCATCGGGGACCAGAACGGGGAGGCAGCCTTGCCCAAGAAGCCACCTGTAGcccccagggaggcagagggcccAGGGCgggtggcccagcccagccccccagcGAGGGACGGCATGTATGTCAGCACCAGTGGGAGGATGGTCATCCAGCTGCGGACAGAACGGTCCCCAGAGCCCGAGAGCTCCTGCCCGGCGCCCCCCAAGGAGGCCCTGGCCTTTGTCCGGCAAGACAGCTTCACCAAGGAGCCCACCAGTGGCTCTGCAGCGCCCGGTCAACTCCCGCACAtccccagccacccactcctgcagGACCTGGCTGCAGCCCGGGCCTCGTGCGTGGACCTTCACTCCCAGGACACTCATCTGATTctgaaggagacagagacagcGCTGGCTGCCTTGGAGGCCCGACTGCTCTCCAAGTCCGTGGAGGGGCCAGAGGGCGAGATGGGCAGTGCCCCCCGGCCTCCTGAAGACTCTCTGTCTGGGGACTCTGACGTGGACACGTCCAGCACCGTCAGTCTGCTCAGTGGCAAGAACGGGCCCAGCCCAACCGGCCCCCAGCCCACAGGGCTGCGGAAGGAGAAGGCACCGTCCCCGCCAGCAGTGCAGGACCCGGGGACTGTCGCCTTGAGCAGCGCCCGTGAACGGCTCTCAGAGAAGCAGCGTCACCCACTGGGCCTGCCAGATGTGGGCCGTGGAGAGCCGACAAGGCGCCCGGTCGTGCGGCGCAGCCACGGGCCCCAGGGTTCCAGGGACTGGCCTGAAGAGGAACAAGGCTCCAGCCTTGCCCACCTGCCCAGTGCAGACATGGTCACCTCTGACCACGAGACCCCCACGGCCACTGGGGCAGGGCGGCCAGGGCCTCGCCGGAAACCCATGGCCCCCCCGCCACCCCCTGCCGCTGCCCGGGAAGAGCAGCCCCGCGGCTCAGCCAGCGTCCAGAAGGGGCAGCAAGCACTGACCCGCTCCAACAGCCTGTCCACCCCGCGGCCCACGCGGGCCTCCCGGCTGAGACGGGCCCGGCTGGGGGATGCCTCGGACACAGAGGCCGCAGACAGTGAGCGGGGGCCCCCGGTCAACCCCGAGCCAGTGGGGCGACCACCTCTCGAGCAGGCCAAGAGGCTGTCCCGCCTGGACATCCTGGCCATGCCCCGGAAGCGGGCCGGCTCCTTCACCGGCCCCGGCGACTCAGAGGCCACCCCAACCCGTGCTGGCTTCTCCGGCCGCAGCGTCGAGTTGTACTGCGCCGGCCGCAAGCCCACCGTGGCCGAGGCTCGGGCCACTGCCAGGAAGGCCACCAACACTGCCGCGGTCTCCCGCCAGCCCTTCAGCAGGGCCCGCCCAGGCAGCGCCCGCTACTCCTCATCCA ACACGCGTCGCCGGCAGCAGGGTTCAGATTGCACGTCCACATCTGAGGAGGAGTACGGCTCCCACCATGGctcccccaaacacacacgcTCCCATGCCTCAACAGCCACGCAGACCCCACGGGCTAGCGGCTCCGGCCGGGCCCGCCCCCGGGCCCCTGGCCACCGGGACacggacgaggaggaggaggaccccTGCGGTTTCCTTGTGCAGACATCTGACATCGCTGAGATCGCCAG GCTGAGTCAGACACTGGTGAAGGACGTGGCCATCCTGGCCCGGGAGATCCATGACGTGGCGGGGGATGGGGACTCGCTGGGCTCCCCGGGGTCTGCCCGCAGCCTCTCCATCAACAATGTGCCCAGCACCCCTGCCTCCACCATCTCCGCCCGTGAGGAG CTGGTTCAGCGCATCCCCGAGGCCAGCCTCAACTTCCAGAAGGTGCCGCCTGGCTCCCTGAGCTCTCGAGACCTGGACCAGAACATGAATGACCGCTGTGAGGACCCCCTGGCCAACAGGATGCGGCCTCGGAACCGTGAGGAG GTGATCTTTGATAACCTGATGCTGAACCCCGTGTCCCAGCTGTCCCACGCCATCCGTGAGAACACGGAGCACCTTGCTGAGAAGATGAA GATCCTCTTCCAGAACACTGGGCGTGCGTGGGAGGACCTGGAAGCCAGGATCAATGCTGAGAATGAGGTGCCCATCCTGAAGACGTCCAACAAG gaAATCAGCTCCATCCTCAAAGAACTGAGACGAGTGCAGAAGCAGCTGGAAG tcatCAACGCCATCGTGGACCCCAGCGGGAACCTGGACCTGCTGACTGGAAACAGGGGCCCTGCGGGCACAGCCCAGCTCGGGAAGGGCCGGCCAGCTGCCCAGAGCCCATCCTCACCCGCCTCGGCCCTGCCTCTGAGGAGCTTCTCGCAGCAGCGGGCAAACTGCGGGTCCCCCAGCCTCCCagacccctccttcctccctgacttCCTCCCCGACGCGGAAAGGTTCCTGATCtag
- the CEP170B gene encoding centrosomal protein of 170 kDa protein B isoform X2 has product MSVTSWFLVSSSGTRHRLPRELIFVGREDCELMLQTFVNDVRIPDQKYVTLKLNDVIRFGYDSNMYVLERVQHRVPEEALRHEKYTSQLQVSVKSPAPKRGEALPGHTPHCESSAPRPERGDRRPGAEAAAYRTPLYGQPSWWGEDEGTLPEYPRQDEPCMERPKELAQKDGDLTGTVAGFRAPAEPQGYSFRREPSYFEIPTKETPPPRPLEVPVHEAPPRGVEAGGGGAAPVVQSHACFTIEFDDGSPGKVKIRDHVTKFSLRQRRPPGKEAAPSEVVSAETKVADWLVQNDPSLLHRAGLGDDRHSTKSDLPVHTRTLKGHKHEDGTQSDSEDPVAGAAGAPGEASGEQVRLQRQIKRDPQELLHNQQAFVIEFFDEDTPRKKRSQSFTHTPPWDPRPDRRRGPGPADRDRPAAPAPAPTLARGAGSGSGPQRAGSLKREKAEERLGSPAPAPRASARPFGSVGRRSRLAQDFMAQCLQDSSPAQRPGPEKATPALPAPLTPRGASPVAPSTPPPPSTDPQVTKARKQEEDDSLSDAGTYTIETEAQDQEVEEARKMIDQVFGVLEAPELSRASSATFRPVIRGDRDEPGDGVAQRMALLQEFASCPVGVPPQVELQGLPVPGSPGGQKWVSRWASLADSYSDPGLSEDGPGRRTGELEGALPVRQRRLLPQLPSDRADSPAGPEAARKSGPGPPELGSEQAGLLLGQEDLEPDSLSDASGSDGGRGPEPSRGPQEGQAWTRGRRSPRGPGEPAPTTFFIGDQNGEAALPKKPPVAPREAEGPGRVAQPSPPARDGMYVSTSGRMVIQLRTERSPEPESSCPAPPKEALAFVRQDSFTKEPTSGSAAPGQLPHIPSHPLLQDLAAARASCVDLHSQDTHLILKETETALAALEARLLSKSVEGPEGEMGSAPRPPEDSLSGDSDVDTSSTVSLLSGKNGPSPTGPQPTGLRKEKAPSPPAVQDPGTVALSSARERLSEKQRHPLGLPDVGRGEPTRRPVVRRSHGPQGSRDWPEEEQGSSLAHLPSADMVTSDHETPTATGAGRPGPRRKPMAPPPPPAAAREEQPRGSASVQKGQQALTRSNSLSTPRPTRASRLRRARLGDASDTEAADSERGPPVNPEPVGRPPLEQAKRLSRLDILAMPRKRAGSFTGPGDSEATPTRAGFSGRSVELYCAGRKPTVAEARATARKATNTAAVSRQPFSRARPGSARYSSSNTRRRQQGSDCTSTSEEEYGSHHGSPKHTRSHASTATQTPRASGSGRARPRAPGHRDTDEEEEDPCGFLVQTSDIAEIARLSQTLVKDVAILAREIHDVAGDGDSLGSPGSARSLSINNVPSTPASTISAREELVQRIPEASLNFQKVPPGSLSSRDLDQNMNDRCEDPLANRMRPRNREEVIFDNLMLNPVSQLSHAIRENTEHLAEKMKILFQNTGRAWEDLEARINAENEVPILKTSNKEISSILKELRRVQKQLEVINAIVDPSGNLDLLTGNRGPAGTAQLGKGRPAAQSPSSPASALPLRSFSQQRANCGSPSLPDPSFLPDFLPDAERFLI; this is encoded by the exons AGGCAGCAGCCTACCGCACCCCCCTGTACGGGCAGCCCTCCTGGTGGGGTGAGGATGAGGGCACCCTGCCCGAGTACCCGCGCCAGGACGAGCCCTGCATGG AGCGGCCTAAGGAGCTGGCACAGAAGGATGGGGATCTCACAGGGACAGTGGCCGGCTTCCGGGCCCCCGCGGAACCTCAGGGCTACTCGTTCCGGCGGGAGCCCAGCTACTTCGAGATCCCCACCAAGGAGACCCCACCACCACGGCCCCTGGAGGTGCCGGTGCACGAGGCACCCCCCAGGGGCGTGGAagcgggcgggggaggggcggccccCGTGGTGCAGAGCCATGCGTGCTTCACCATCGAGTTTGACGACGGCAGCCCCGGTAAGGTGAAGATCAGGGACCACGTCACCAAGTTCTCCCTGCGCCAGCGGCGGCCCCCCGGCAAGGAGGCCGCGCCCTCCGAGGTGGTCTCCGCAGAGACCAAGGTGGCTGACTGGCTGGTGCAGAATGACCCCAGCCTGCTGCACCGGGCTGGCCTCGGCGACGACCGGCACAGCACCAAGAGTGACCTGCCCGTGCACACCCGCACCCTGAAGG gcCACAAGCATGAGGATGGTACCCAGAGCGACTCGGAGGACCCCGTGGCCGGGGCGGCTGGGGCCCCCGGGGAGGCCAGCGGGGAGCAGGTGCGGCTGCAGAGGCAGATCAAGCGGGACCCCCAGGAGCTGCTGCACAACCAGCAGGCCTTCGTCATCGAGTTCTTCGACGAGGACACGCCCCGCAAGAAGCGCTCCCAGTCCTTCACGCACACACCGCCCTGGGACCCCAGGCCTGACCGGCGCCGCGGCCCGGGGCCGGCTGACAGGGACCGCCCGgcggcccccgccccggcccccacccTGGCCCGGGGGGCGGGCAGCGGCTCAGGGCCACAGAGGGCCGGCTCCCTCAAGCGGGAGAAGGCAGAGGAGCGGCTgggcagccccgcccccgccccccgggcCTCCGCCCGTCCCTTCGGCAGCGTGGGGCGCCGCTCCCGCCTGGCCCAGGACTTCATGGCTCAGTGCCTGCAGGACAGCTCCCCTGCCCAGCGGCCGGGCCCTGAGAAGGCGACCCCCGCACTGCCCGCCCCCCTGACGCCCCGCGGGGCCAGCCCCGTGGCCCCCTCGACCCCGCCACCACCCTCTACCGACCCCCAAGTGACGAAGGCGCGCAAACAGGAGGAGGACGACAGCCTCAGCGACGCGGGGACCTACACCATCGAGACGGAGGCGCAGgaccaggaggtggaggaggcccGCAAGATGATTGACCAG GTCTTTGGGGTGCTCGAGGCCCCTGAGCTCTCCAGGGCGTCCTCGGCCACCTTCCGCCCAGTCATCAGAGGAGACAGAGACGAGCCTGGTGACGGGGTGGCCCAGCGGATGGCCCTGCTGCAGGAGTTTGCCTCCTGCCCAGTGGGCGTGCCCCCACAGGTGGAGCTTCAG GGCCTCCCGGTGCCAGGCTCCCCTGGGGGTCAGAAGTGGGTGTCTCGCTGGGCCAGCCTGGCTGACAGCTACTCGGACCCAGGCCTGTCAG AGGATGGCCCTGGGCGCAGAACTGGGGAGCTGGAGGGGGCCCTGCCTGTGCGCCAGCGGCGACTACTCCCGCAGCTGCCCAGCGACAGAGCGGACAGCCCCGCAGGCCCCGAGGCTGCCAGGAAGAGTGGGCCTGGGCCGCCGGAGCTAGGCAGCGAGCAGGCTGGCCTCCTCTTGGGGCAGGAGGACCTAGAGCCCGACAGCCTCAGTGATGCCAGTGGGTCGGATGGCGGGCGAGGCCCTGAGCCAAGTAGGGGCCCACAGGAGGGGCAGGCGTGGACGAGGGGCCGGCGCTCACCAAGAGGCCCTGGGGAGCCAGCCCCCACCACTTTCTTCATCGGGGACCAGAACGGGGAGGCAGCCTTGCCCAAGAAGCCACCTGTAGcccccagggaggcagagggcccAGGGCgggtggcccagcccagccccccagcGAGGGACGGCATGTATGTCAGCACCAGTGGGAGGATGGTCATCCAGCTGCGGACAGAACGGTCCCCAGAGCCCGAGAGCTCCTGCCCGGCGCCCCCCAAGGAGGCCCTGGCCTTTGTCCGGCAAGACAGCTTCACCAAGGAGCCCACCAGTGGCTCTGCAGCGCCCGGTCAACTCCCGCACAtccccagccacccactcctgcagGACCTGGCTGCAGCCCGGGCCTCGTGCGTGGACCTTCACTCCCAGGACACTCATCTGATTctgaaggagacagagacagcGCTGGCTGCCTTGGAGGCCCGACTGCTCTCCAAGTCCGTGGAGGGGCCAGAGGGCGAGATGGGCAGTGCCCCCCGGCCTCCTGAAGACTCTCTGTCTGGGGACTCTGACGTGGACACGTCCAGCACCGTCAGTCTGCTCAGTGGCAAGAACGGGCCCAGCCCAACCGGCCCCCAGCCCACAGGGCTGCGGAAGGAGAAGGCACCGTCCCCGCCAGCAGTGCAGGACCCGGGGACTGTCGCCTTGAGCAGCGCCCGTGAACGGCTCTCAGAGAAGCAGCGTCACCCACTGGGCCTGCCAGATGTGGGCCGTGGAGAGCCGACAAGGCGCCCGGTCGTGCGGCGCAGCCACGGGCCCCAGGGTTCCAGGGACTGGCCTGAAGAGGAACAAGGCTCCAGCCTTGCCCACCTGCCCAGTGCAGACATGGTCACCTCTGACCACGAGACCCCCACGGCCACTGGGGCAGGGCGGCCAGGGCCTCGCCGGAAACCCATGGCCCCCCCGCCACCCCCTGCCGCTGCCCGGGAAGAGCAGCCCCGCGGCTCAGCCAGCGTCCAGAAGGGGCAGCAAGCACTGACCCGCTCCAACAGCCTGTCCACCCCGCGGCCCACGCGGGCCTCCCGGCTGAGACGGGCCCGGCTGGGGGATGCCTCGGACACAGAGGCCGCAGACAGTGAGCGGGGGCCCCCGGTCAACCCCGAGCCAGTGGGGCGACCACCTCTCGAGCAGGCCAAGAGGCTGTCCCGCCTGGACATCCTGGCCATGCCCCGGAAGCGGGCCGGCTCCTTCACCGGCCCCGGCGACTCAGAGGCCACCCCAACCCGTGCTGGCTTCTCCGGCCGCAGCGTCGAGTTGTACTGCGCCGGCCGCAAGCCCACCGTGGCCGAGGCTCGGGCCACTGCCAGGAAGGCCACCAACACTGCCGCGGTCTCCCGCCAGCCCTTCAGCAGGGCCCGCCCAGGCAGCGCCCGCTACTCCTCATCCA ACACGCGTCGCCGGCAGCAGGGTTCAGATTGCACGTCCACATCTGAGGAGGAGTACGGCTCCCACCATGGctcccccaaacacacacgcTCCCATGCCTCAACAGCCACGCAGACCCCACGGGCTAGCGGCTCCGGCCGGGCCCGCCCCCGGGCCCCTGGCCACCGGGACacggacgaggaggaggaggaccccTGCGGTTTCCTTGTGCAGACATCTGACATCGCTGAGATCGCCAG GCTGAGTCAGACACTGGTGAAGGACGTGGCCATCCTGGCCCGGGAGATCCATGACGTGGCGGGGGATGGGGACTCGCTGGGCTCCCCGGGGTCTGCCCGCAGCCTCTCCATCAACAATGTGCCCAGCACCCCTGCCTCCACCATCTCCGCCCGTGAGGAG CTGGTTCAGCGCATCCCCGAGGCCAGCCTCAACTTCCAGAAGGTGCCGCCTGGCTCCCTGAGCTCTCGAGACCTGGACCAGAACATGAATGACCGCTGTGAGGACCCCCTGGCCAACAGGATGCGGCCTCGGAACCGTGAGGAG GTGATCTTTGATAACCTGATGCTGAACCCCGTGTCCCAGCTGTCCCACGCCATCCGTGAGAACACGGAGCACCTTGCTGAGAAGATGAA GATCCTCTTCCAGAACACTGGGCGTGCGTGGGAGGACCTGGAAGCCAGGATCAATGCTGAGAATGAGGTGCCCATCCTGAAGACGTCCAACAAG gaAATCAGCTCCATCCTCAAAGAACTGAGACGAGTGCAGAAGCAGCTGGAAG tcatCAACGCCATCGTGGACCCCAGCGGGAACCTGGACCTGCTGACTGGAAACAGGGGCCCTGCGGGCACAGCCCAGCTCGGGAAGGGCCGGCCAGCTGCCCAGAGCCCATCCTCACCCGCCTCGGCCCTGCCTCTGAGGAGCTTCTCGCAGCAGCGGGCAAACTGCGGGTCCCCCAGCCTCCCagacccctccttcctccctgacttCCTCCCCGACGCGGAAAGGTTCCTGATCtag